One segment of Lysobacterales bacterium DNA contains the following:
- a CDS encoding helix-turn-helix transcriptional regulator: protein MIRFRLPELMADKSFHERRVVTVSEIAQATGIHRATLSKVANHPGANVGTEIVDKLCRYFGCQPGELMTWIDDKPPEG, encoded by the coding sequence ATGATTCGCTTCCGGCTCCCAGAACTCATGGCTGACAAGTCCTTCCATGAAAGGCGGGTCGTGACCGTTTCGGAAATTGCCCAGGCCACGGGAATCCACCGCGCCACCTTGTCGAAGGTCGCGAACCATCCGGGCGCCAACGTCGGCACGGAGATCGTCGACAAGCTGTGCCGCTACTTCGGGTGCCAACCGGGCGAACTGATGACCTGGATCGACGATAAGCCTCCCGAGGGATGA
- a CDS encoding cation transporter, whose amino-acid sequence MTAEVASHKRILRQVLLWNLGLFAGLGVAGWMADSSALLANAVDNGSDAAVYLLSYIALDRRSAWKRGAASVSGVMLLLFAAAVMADVVRRWLYGAEPLGPVMMVLALLAAAINMWCLILLRRIRSDDINLKAAETFSLNDFISNAGVIVAGGLVLWLGTSWPDLVAGALIAVVAFRGGIEILKSVREDRQAPE is encoded by the coding sequence ATGACGGCCGAAGTCGCCTCGCATAAGCGCATCTTGCGACAGGTCCTGTTGTGGAACCTCGGCCTGTTCGCCGGGTTGGGCGTGGCCGGTTGGATGGCCGACTCCAGCGCACTGCTCGCGAACGCCGTCGACAACGGGTCGGATGCAGCCGTGTATCTGCTGAGCTATATCGCCCTCGACCGTCGTTCCGCGTGGAAACGTGGGGCGGCGTCGGTGTCGGGCGTCATGCTGCTGCTGTTCGCTGCTGCCGTCATGGCGGACGTCGTCAGGCGATGGCTTTATGGGGCGGAACCACTGGGCCCAGTGATGATGGTGCTCGCACTGCTGGCGGCTGCCATCAACATGTGGTGCCTCATCCTGCTGCGGCGCATTCGTTCCGACGACATCAACCTGAAGGCCGCGGAGACCTTCAGCTTGAACGACTTCATCTCCAATGCCGGCGTCATCGTCGCAGGTGGACTTGTGCTGTGGCTCGGCACGTCCTGGCCGGATCTCGTGGCGGGCGCGTTGATCGCCGTAGTCGCTTTCAGGGGTGGGATCGAGATCCTGAAGAGCGTACGCGAGGACAGGCAAGCTCCAGAGTAG
- a CDS encoding restriction endonuclease subunit S, which yields MLDKSKNLGTPRAYLRNLNVRWFEFDLSDLLEMRFEDSEADRYQARRGDLIICEGGYPGRAAIWDSEEPIHLQKALHRVRFKEPDRAKWVLYWLHYCDGAGFLVEHFSGAGIQHFTKAALARFTVPLPPLNEQKRIVAALDQAFTALDRARGNAEANLKAAEGLRQDALDASFNTIAARSPSVELQEAVHPDCGLSYGIVQPGDEVDDGLPIVRPVDLTQREVGLAGLKRIDPAAARGYARTTLQGGELLLCVRGSTGIVSVASKGLAGANVTRGIVPIRFHPARVLRDFAYFQFRSSLVRNQIAEKTYGAALMQINIKDLRALRFLVPDLETQRDIVRKSEAVLADTQALCRSYQAQLSDSADLRQSLLQAAFSGQLS from the coding sequence ATGCTCGACAAGAGCAAGAACTTGGGAACTCCCCGTGCCTACCTCCGAAACCTCAACGTACGATGGTTCGAGTTCGATCTGTCCGATCTGCTGGAGATGAGATTCGAAGATTCCGAGGCCGATCGGTATCAGGCCAGGCGAGGGGACCTAATCATCTGCGAAGGGGGCTACCCCGGCCGGGCGGCGATCTGGGACAGCGAAGAGCCGATCCATCTTCAGAAGGCATTGCATCGCGTCCGCTTCAAGGAGCCAGATCGTGCAAAGTGGGTGTTGTACTGGCTGCACTACTGCGACGGGGCGGGGTTTCTGGTTGAGCATTTTAGCGGTGCCGGCATTCAGCACTTCACGAAGGCAGCGCTCGCCCGATTCACCGTTCCGCTCCCGCCGCTGAACGAACAGAAGCGCATCGTAGCAGCGCTGGATCAGGCCTTCACCGCCCTCGACCGCGCCCGCGGGAACGCCGAAGCAAACCTGAAGGCAGCGGAGGGGCTGCGTCAGGACGCATTGGATGCGAGCTTCAACACCATCGCGGCACGGTCTCCATCGGTCGAGCTGCAGGAGGCTGTGCATCCCGATTGCGGCCTGTCTTACGGAATCGTCCAGCCGGGAGACGAAGTGGACGATGGCTTGCCCATCGTTCGGCCCGTCGATCTGACGCAACGTGAGGTTGGCCTCGCTGGCTTGAAGCGCATAGACCCCGCGGCGGCACGCGGCTATGCGCGCACGACACTTCAAGGCGGGGAGCTTCTGCTCTGCGTCCGGGGAAGCACGGGCATCGTTTCCGTGGCATCCAAGGGGCTGGCAGGCGCCAACGTCACTCGCGGCATTGTCCCGATCCGCTTCCACCCGGCGCGAGTGCTGCGCGACTTCGCCTATTTCCAGTTCCGCTCCAGCCTCGTCCGCAACCAGATCGCCGAGAAGACCTACGGCGCGGCCCTGATGCAGATCAACATCAAGGATCTGCGCGCCCTGCGCTTCCTAGTGCCTGACCTGGAAACGCAACGCGATATCGTCCGGAAGTCGGAAGCCGTTCTCGCCGACACCCAGGCCCTTTGTCGCTCTTACCAAGCTCAGCTCAGCGATAGTGCCGATCTTCGCCAATCCCTACTCCAAGCCGCCTTCTCCGGTCAGTTAAGCTGA
- a CDS encoding site-specific integrase, translating into MAKVNVRVRVDTGALYLDFFYQGVRCREQTALGDTPEHRKRLQSLANRIQREIERGSFDYGVFFPESPKAALFGGQLGAPTRAASGAAPAPPQASAAAPPERQMPAFAEFAELWFLEMSPQWRRVHRQGVREVLDKNLLPTFGERPLHGIIKADVMAFRAELAKLPGRGGGTLGAARINKIMCFLRQILNEAADRFEFTPAFRGIKPLKQKRTDVEPFTLEEVRTILVTVRPDYRDYLTVRFFTGLRTGEVNGLKWKHVDLERNLILVRETVVNGHEEDGVKTDTSLRDIAMLPMVREAMENRLRNRDPACPWVFPSAEGGPMDAHNFSNRVWYPLLRHLGFAPRRPYQTRHTAATLMLAAGESPEWIAQVMGHSTTAMLFKVYSRFVPNLTRQDGQAFAGLVHSRLAAATGTAPVRPKATQAPAETAPVDATAALAALRALSPEQLASLLTLAQRAP; encoded by the coding sequence ATGGCTAAGGTCAACGTTCGCGTCAGGGTGGATACTGGAGCCCTCTATCTGGATTTCTTCTATCAAGGCGTCCGATGCCGGGAGCAAACGGCCCTGGGGGACACGCCAGAACACCGCAAGCGACTCCAGTCCCTGGCCAATCGGATCCAGAGGGAGATCGAGCGCGGTAGCTTCGACTATGGGGTGTTCTTCCCGGAAAGTCCGAAGGCGGCGCTGTTCGGCGGCCAGCTGGGGGCCCCGACAAGGGCGGCGTCTGGGGCAGCTCCTGCCCCGCCGCAGGCGTCGGCGGCAGCGCCACCGGAGAGGCAGATGCCTGCGTTCGCGGAGTTCGCCGAGCTCTGGTTTCTCGAGATGTCACCCCAGTGGCGGCGCGTTCACCGGCAGGGGGTCCGCGAGGTGCTGGACAAGAACCTGCTGCCGACCTTCGGCGAACGGCCGCTGCACGGCATTATCAAGGCTGACGTGATGGCGTTCCGGGCGGAGCTGGCGAAGCTACCGGGGCGTGGTGGTGGAACGCTGGGCGCTGCCAGGATCAACAAGATCATGTGCTTCCTGCGGCAGATCCTCAACGAGGCTGCAGATCGCTTCGAGTTCACCCCGGCCTTCCGCGGCATCAAGCCCCTGAAGCAGAAGCGCACCGATGTCGAGCCCTTCACGCTCGAGGAGGTTCGCACGATCCTCGTCACCGTCCGTCCGGACTACAGGGATTACCTGACGGTACGCTTCTTCACCGGCCTGCGCACCGGCGAGGTCAACGGCCTGAAGTGGAAGCATGTGGACCTGGAGCGCAACTTGATCCTGGTCCGGGAGACCGTGGTCAACGGCCACGAAGAGGACGGGGTCAAGACCGACACTTCGTTGCGCGACATCGCCATGCTTCCGATGGTCCGGGAAGCCATGGAGAACCGGCTCCGGAACCGGGACCCTGCCTGTCCCTGGGTGTTTCCCAGCGCCGAAGGCGGCCCGATGGACGCGCACAACTTCAGCAATCGGGTGTGGTATCCCCTGCTGCGCCATCTGGGCTTCGCCCCGCGGCGCCCCTACCAGACCCGCCATACGGCAGCGACGCTGATGCTGGCCGCCGGCGAGAGCCCGGAGTGGATCGCCCAGGTCATGGGGCACTCCACAACGGCCATGCTGTTCAAGGTCTATTCGCGCTTCGTCCCCAACCTCACGCGCCAGGACGGGCAGGCGTTCGCCGGCCTGGTGCACAGCCGGCTGGCAGCTGCGACCGGTACGGCGCCCGTACGTCCCAAGGCCACCCAGGCGCCCGCCGAGACTGCGCCCGTGGATGCCACGGCGGCCTTGGCAGCCCTCAGGGCCCTCTCCCCGGAGCAACTGGCATCGCTGCTCACCCTCGCCCAGCGTGCGCCCTGA
- a CDS encoding Abi family protein, which yields MSSAVNSRYDRPWKSFEEQLELLRSRGMRIEDDASALTWLRRVGYYRLSAYWYPFRVFRHVQDAETGSIRTQRTDEFVQDTSFSDAVELYVFDRRLRVLLSDALERIEVSLRVELAYRLGKSDTFAHLHAGAFHPTFRDRRFGGDGETAFDAWQRRYGGLVARSKEDFVKHYHERHGPDLPIWVAIEVWDFGAVSQLLAMTRVPDQEAIAKRFGIADWKAFSSWVRALSYLRNLVAHHSRVWNRNMVSEPKMPSAHTPDWCADFAGQKDLLSKPFVYLEIVRHLVEVVCPGSQWPQRVAAHLAAFPAQTSQRKLTVSAMGVPICWERRWLPDPGK from the coding sequence ATGAGTTCAGCCGTCAACAGTCGGTACGACCGGCCCTGGAAGTCCTTTGAGGAGCAGCTGGAGCTGCTGCGTTCCCGCGGCATGCGAATCGAGGATGACGCCTCCGCGCTGACCTGGCTTCGTCGCGTGGGCTACTACCGCTTGAGTGCCTACTGGTATCCGTTCCGGGTGTTCAGGCACGTGCAGGACGCGGAGACTGGTTCCATCCGGACGCAGCGCACCGATGAGTTTGTACAGGACACCAGCTTTTCCGACGCAGTCGAACTGTACGTGTTCGATCGGCGGCTGCGGGTGCTCCTGTCCGATGCCCTGGAGCGCATCGAAGTATCACTGCGGGTGGAGCTGGCCTATCGGCTGGGCAAGTCGGATACGTTTGCGCACCTGCATGCCGGGGCGTTCCACCCCACGTTTCGCGACCGCCGATTCGGCGGAGATGGGGAAACGGCATTCGATGCCTGGCAACGGCGCTATGGTGGGCTGGTAGCAAGATCCAAAGAGGACTTCGTCAAGCACTACCATGAACGCCACGGGCCGGACCTGCCGATCTGGGTGGCGATCGAAGTCTGGGACTTCGGCGCGGTATCGCAGCTGTTGGCCATGACCCGGGTCCCGGATCAGGAAGCGATCGCGAAGCGCTTCGGCATTGCCGACTGGAAGGCCTTCAGCAGCTGGGTGCGTGCGCTCAGCTACCTGCGCAACCTGGTCGCACACCACAGCCGGGTGTGGAACCGGAACATGGTTTCGGAACCGAAGATGCCCTCTGCACATACGCCTGACTGGTGCGCGGACTTCGCTGGCCAAAAAGACCTGCTCTCCAAGCCCTTCGTGTATCTCGAAATCGTGAGACACCTCGTGGAGGTGGTCTGCCCCGGCAGTCAGTGGCCGCAACGTGTGGCAGCCCACTTGGCGGCATTCCCCGCTCAGACATCACAGCGGAAGCTGACAGTGTCAGCGATGGGAGTCCCGATTTGCTGGGAGCGCCGCTGGCTGCCCGACCCGGGAAAATAA
- a CDS encoding heavy metal translocating P-type ATPase, with protein MTEKLRIDLQILLPQVPDEADACVGRLIDDLKGRNGIQEVHVRAGVGSTPAQVCIHYDPDTVPLARIRDLVEGAGAAISDRYGHALWEVEGIGHERRARTVAERLKSLPGILEAEASAAGMMHVEFDRSEISEERILAVLAGMKIVPASGKGEQHGEAEHVHRDGDGHAHGKDEKSHAHGGLLGPNTELIFALICGAFLVVGFAMEKLAPGAPGWAPLACYVAAYVFGGFYTLREAIDNLRLKRFAIDSLMLVAAAGAAALGSWAEGALLLFLFSLGHALEHYAMGRAKRAIEALAELAPQTATVRRDGTVREVPVEELAVGDVVLVRPNERLPADGFLLLGTTSVDQAPVTGESIPVDKRPVGDPADARARPASIDAESRVFTGTINGSGAIEIEVTRRSSDSALARVVKMVSEAETRKSPTQRFTDKFERIFVPAVLALAFLLLFAWVVIDEPFRDSFYRAMAVLVAASPCALAIATPSAVLSGIARAARGGVLIKGGAPLEELGSLNAMAFDKTGTLTEGRPRITDVLPIEGVPEEELLTVAVAVESLSDHPLAAAITRDGRERLGSVAIPAASGMQNLIGRGVTARLGDETVWIGKAEMFGSEGIAPLGASAAASIAQLREAGRTSMVVRRGTRDLGAIGLLDTPRAGAREALQRLRELGIRRMIMISGDHQKVADAIARDVGLDEAWGDLMPEDKVESIRKLREQDKVAMVGDGVNDAPAMANATVGIAMGAASSDVALETADVALMADDLRNLPFAVGLSRHTRGVIRQNVFVSLGIVAFLVPATIFGLGIGPAVAIHEGSTLLVVFNALRLLAYKDRS; from the coding sequence ATGACCGAAAAGCTGCGTATCGACTTGCAGATCCTGCTGCCGCAAGTGCCAGATGAAGCGGATGCCTGCGTCGGACGATTGATCGACGACTTGAAGGGACGCAACGGCATTCAAGAGGTGCACGTACGTGCTGGCGTCGGCAGCACGCCAGCGCAGGTGTGTATTCATTACGACCCGGATACCGTGCCGCTCGCGCGCATCCGTGACCTGGTAGAAGGGGCTGGTGCGGCCATCAGCGACCGTTATGGACATGCCTTGTGGGAAGTCGAGGGCATTGGTCATGAGCGTCGTGCGCGCACCGTGGCGGAACGGCTCAAGTCGCTCCCCGGCATCCTGGAGGCCGAAGCCAGCGCCGCCGGCATGATGCATGTCGAGTTCGACCGCTCGGAAATTTCCGAGGAGCGCATCCTCGCCGTTCTTGCCGGCATGAAAATCGTGCCGGCCAGCGGCAAGGGGGAGCAGCACGGCGAAGCCGAACATGTGCACCGCGATGGCGACGGCCATGCACACGGCAAGGACGAAAAGAGTCATGCGCATGGTGGCCTGCTGGGACCCAACACCGAACTGATCTTTGCGCTGATATGCGGGGCCTTCCTGGTCGTCGGCTTCGCCATGGAGAAGCTCGCTCCAGGGGCGCCGGGATGGGCGCCGCTGGCGTGCTACGTCGCGGCCTACGTCTTCGGTGGCTTCTACACGTTGCGCGAGGCGATCGACAACCTGCGCCTGAAGCGTTTCGCAATCGACTCGCTGATGTTGGTCGCCGCCGCGGGCGCCGCGGCGCTCGGCTCATGGGCCGAGGGTGCGCTGCTGCTGTTTCTATTCAGCCTGGGACACGCGCTCGAGCACTACGCGATGGGACGCGCCAAGCGCGCCATTGAAGCACTGGCCGAGCTCGCCCCGCAGACAGCCACTGTGCGACGAGATGGTACGGTGCGTGAGGTTCCGGTTGAAGAGCTCGCCGTCGGTGACGTGGTACTGGTCAGGCCGAACGAGCGTCTGCCTGCCGATGGGTTCCTTCTGCTCGGCACGACCAGCGTCGATCAAGCACCCGTCACCGGCGAGAGCATTCCGGTGGACAAGCGTCCCGTGGGAGATCCTGCAGACGCTCGTGCACGACCCGCTAGCATCGATGCCGAGTCGCGCGTGTTCACCGGCACGATCAACGGCAGTGGCGCGATCGAGATCGAGGTCACGAGGCGATCGAGCGATTCGGCGTTGGCGCGGGTCGTCAAGATGGTCAGCGAAGCCGAAACGCGCAAGTCGCCGACGCAACGCTTCACAGACAAGTTCGAGCGCATCTTTGTTCCAGCGGTTCTGGCGCTGGCCTTCTTGCTGCTTTTTGCGTGGGTGGTCATCGACGAGCCGTTCCGTGACAGCTTCTACCGCGCAATGGCGGTGCTGGTGGCCGCCAGCCCCTGCGCGCTGGCGATTGCGACACCAAGCGCGGTGCTGTCAGGCATTGCCCGAGCGGCACGTGGCGGGGTGCTGATCAAGGGCGGCGCGCCACTGGAGGAACTCGGGTCGCTAAACGCAATGGCGTTCGACAAGACAGGCACCCTGACCGAAGGCCGTCCGCGCATCACCGACGTCCTGCCGATCGAAGGCGTGCCGGAGGAAGAGCTGTTGACGGTCGCCGTCGCTGTCGAGTCGCTGAGCGACCACCCCTTGGCAGCCGCCATTACGCGCGACGGCCGCGAACGATTGGGCAGCGTCGCCATTCCAGCTGCCAGTGGCATGCAGAACCTCATCGGCCGCGGCGTGACCGCCAGGCTTGGTGACGAGACTGTCTGGATCGGCAAGGCGGAAATGTTCGGCTCCGAGGGCATTGCGCCGCTCGGCGCGTCCGCTGCCGCGTCCATCGCGCAACTGCGCGAAGCGGGCCGCACCTCGATGGTGGTGCGGCGCGGCACCCGGGATCTTGGAGCGATCGGTCTGCTCGACACGCCACGCGCCGGGGCTCGTGAGGCGCTTCAGCGTCTGCGCGAACTCGGTATCCGCCGCATGATCATGATCTCCGGCGACCACCAGAAGGTCGCTGATGCGATTGCCCGGGATGTGGGTCTGGATGAGGCCTGGGGCGACCTGATGCCCGAAGACAAAGTCGAGTCGATACGCAAGCTGAGGGAGCAGGACAAGGTCGCGATGGTCGGAGATGGGGTCAACGACGCCCCGGCGATGGCCAATGCAACCGTCGGAATCGCGATGGGTGCGGCCAGCTCCGATGTCGCGCTTGAAACCGCGGACGTTGCGCTGATGGCAGACGATCTGCGCAACCTGCCGTTCGCGGTCGGGCTCAGCCGACACACCCGTGGCGTGATCCGCCAGAACGTGTTTGTCAGCCTCGGCATCGTCGCCTTTCTTGTGCCAGCTACGATCTTCGGCCTCGGCATCGGGCCGGCAGTGGCGATTCATGAAGGTTCGACGTTGCTGGTTGTGTTCAATGCACTCAGGTTGCTTGCTTACAAGGATCGCAGTTGA
- a CDS encoding DUF4325 domain-containing protein, whose translation MARPSRSDEIDAALLRAVGEHPRDLVSMVAAQLGLSRARINTQVRALVEGGYLQTSGGTRPVYARGPHRKFSRRYPRAGLAEDRVWNQDLQPLLDDLPRNVQDIAQHGVTEMVNNAVDHSDGRTVHVQMDCDAERLLLAVDDDGIGIFRKITRALDLPDERLALLELSKGKLTTDPTRHSGEGIFFTSRAFDRFQIQSGGLYFDHDHRHDDDWLDEVETPPMDHGTAVYMELARDSARSIREVFDEFSSGPDDYDFAKTVVPVRLAKVGDENLVSRSQAKRLLQRVERFRSVVLDFDQVGGIGQAFADEIFRVFANAHPEVELVAVNAVPGVQQMIRRAEVARDAQGGQLPLLG comes from the coding sequence ATGGCCCGACCCAGCCGCTCCGATGAGATCGACGCCGCCCTGCTGCGGGCGGTGGGGGAGCATCCGCGTGATCTGGTGAGCATGGTGGCGGCGCAGCTCGGCCTGTCGCGGGCGCGGATCAACACCCAGGTGCGGGCGCTGGTGGAAGGCGGCTACCTGCAGACTTCAGGCGGCACGCGCCCGGTGTATGCGCGGGGGCCACACCGCAAGTTCAGCCGGCGCTATCCGCGCGCTGGCCTGGCCGAGGATCGCGTCTGGAATCAGGACCTGCAGCCCCTGCTCGATGACCTGCCGCGCAACGTGCAGGACATCGCCCAGCACGGCGTGACCGAGATGGTCAACAACGCGGTGGACCATTCCGACGGACGAACCGTGCACGTGCAGATGGACTGCGATGCCGAGCGTCTGCTGCTGGCGGTCGACGACGACGGCATCGGCATCTTCCGCAAGATCACCCGTGCGCTGGACCTGCCCGATGAGCGACTGGCGCTGCTGGAGCTGTCCAAGGGCAAGCTGACCACCGACCCGACGCGCCACTCGGGCGAGGGCATTTTCTTCACCTCGCGCGCGTTCGACCGCTTCCAGATCCAGTCAGGCGGGCTGTACTTCGACCATGACCATCGCCACGACGACGACTGGCTGGATGAAGTCGAAACGCCGCCAATGGATCACGGTACCGCCGTCTACATGGAGTTGGCGCGCGACAGCGCGCGCAGCATTCGCGAGGTCTTCGACGAATTCTCCAGTGGCCCCGACGACTACGACTTCGCCAAGACCGTGGTGCCGGTGCGTCTGGCCAAGGTCGGGGACGAGAATCTGGTCTCGCGCTCGCAGGCCAAACGCCTGCTGCAGCGGGTGGAGCGGTTCCGCTCCGTGGTGCTGGATTTCGATCAGGTCGGCGGCATCGGCCAGGCCTTTGCCGACGAGATCTTCCGGGTCTTTGCCAACGCCCATCCAGAGGTGGAACTGGTGGCGGTGAATGCCGTGCCCGGCGTCCAGCAGATGATCCGCCGTGCTGAGGTGGCCCGCGACGCCCAGGGCGGGCAGTTGCCGCTGCTGGGCTGA
- a CDS encoding N-6 DNA methylase, which translates to MRNDEGLASELDYAEQTSWLLFLKYLADMEHEWADEAALEGRSYQPLLESPYRWQDWAAPRSAVGKLHANALTGSDLIDFVNSSLIPHLKSYKDASVEADSLEYKIGEIFSEVSNRFRSGYTLRDVLQIVDTLSFGSSEAKHELSDLYETRIKRMGNAGRNGGEYYTPRPLIRAMIAVVQPQIGETIYDGACGSAGFLCEAWEHLRRDDLSAKDWDTLQRRTFYGQEKKSLAYVLGVMNMILHGIEAPNIRHANTLSENVMDIQQKDRHDIVLANPPFGGGERPEVQQNFPIRSSETAYLFLQHFIRKLKAGGRGAVVIKNTFLSNTDNASVELRRELLASCNLHTVLDCPGGTFQGAGVKTVVLFFDKGAPTRSIWYYQLDPGRSLGKTNPLNDADLAEFIALQKSKGTGPKSWTLEVADVDQATCDLSVKNPHAPEAAPQRSPQQIIDDMLARDAETAKLLAKVREML; encoded by the coding sequence ATGCGCAATGACGAGGGCCTGGCCTCCGAGCTGGACTACGCCGAACAAACCTCGTGGCTGCTGTTCCTGAAATACCTGGCCGACATGGAGCACGAATGGGCGGATGAAGCCGCGCTGGAAGGCCGCAGCTACCAGCCCCTGCTGGAGTCACCCTACCGCTGGCAGGACTGGGCCGCACCCAGGAGCGCCGTGGGCAAGCTGCACGCCAATGCCCTGACCGGCAGCGACCTGATCGACTTCGTCAACTCAAGCCTGATCCCGCATCTGAAGTCCTACAAGGACGCAAGCGTCGAAGCCGACAGTCTGGAGTACAAGATCGGCGAGATCTTCTCGGAAGTGTCCAACCGCTTCCGCTCCGGCTACACCCTGCGCGACGTGCTGCAGATCGTCGACACGCTCAGCTTCGGCAGCTCCGAGGCCAAGCACGAGCTGTCCGACCTGTACGAGACGCGCATCAAGCGCATGGGCAACGCCGGCCGCAACGGCGGCGAGTACTACACCCCGCGCCCGCTGATCCGCGCCATGATCGCCGTGGTGCAGCCGCAGATAGGCGAGACCATTTACGACGGGGCTTGCGGCAGCGCCGGCTTTCTCTGCGAGGCCTGGGAACACCTGCGCCGCGATGACCTCTCGGCCAAGGACTGGGACACCCTGCAGCGGCGTACCTTCTACGGGCAGGAGAAGAAATCGCTGGCCTATGTGCTGGGCGTGATGAACATGATCCTGCACGGCATCGAGGCGCCGAACATCCGCCACGCCAACACGCTGTCCGAAAACGTCATGGACATCCAGCAGAAGGATCGCCACGACATCGTGCTGGCCAACCCGCCCTTCGGCGGCGGCGAGCGGCCCGAGGTGCAGCAGAACTTCCCGATCCGCTCGTCGGAGACGGCCTACCTGTTCCTGCAGCACTTCATCCGCAAGCTCAAGGCCGGCGGCCGCGGCGCGGTGGTGATCAAGAACACCTTCCTCAGCAACACCGACAACGCCAGCGTCGAACTGCGCCGCGAGCTGCTCGCCAGCTGCAACCTCCACACCGTGCTCGACTGCCCCGGCGGCACCTTCCAGGGCGCCGGCGTGAAGACCGTGGTGCTGTTCTTCGACAAGGGCGCGCCCACGCGCAGCATCTGGTACTACCAGCTCGACCCCGGCCGCAGCTTGGGCAAGACCAACCCGCTGAACGACGCCGACCTCGCCGAGTTCATCGCCCTGCAGAAGAGCAAGGGCACCGGCCCGAAGAGCTGGACGCTGGAGGTGGCCGACGTCGATCAAGCCACCTGCGACCTATCGGTCAAGAACCCGCATGCGCCGGAGGCCGCGCCACAGCGCAGCCCCCAACAAATCATCGACGACATGCTGGCACGGGATGCGGAGACGGCGAAGCTGCTGGCTAAAGTGAGGGAGATGCTGTGA